A genomic region of Phragmites australis chromosome 2, lpPhrAust1.1, whole genome shotgun sequence contains the following coding sequences:
- the LOC133909744 gene encoding bidirectional sugar transporter SWEET3b, translating into MVPNTVRVSVGILGNAASMLLYAAPILTFRRVIKKGNVEEFSCVPYILALFNCLLYTWYGLPVVSSGWENVPVSTINGLGILLETTFICIHIWFAPRKKKRVALQLVLPVLIFFGLTAFFSSFMVQTHHMRKVFVGSVGLVASISMYSSPMIAAKQVITTKSVEFMPFYLSLFSFLSSALWMIYGLLGRDLFIASPNFIGCPMGILQLVLYCIYRRSDGAAEKLHDIRQENGLKEVTMQPQEITGTRPEGQKI; encoded by the exons ATGGTTCCGAATACAGTCCGTGTATCAGTAGGAATTCTAG gAAATGCTGCATCCATGCTCCTCTATGCAGCACCAAT ATTGACATTCAGAAGGGTGATTAAGAAGGGTAACGTTGAGGAGTTCTCATGCGTGCCGTACATACTAGCTCTGTTCAACTGCCTCTTGTATACTTGGTATGGGCTTCCTGTAGTGAGCTCTGGATGGGAGAACGTCCCGGTTTCTACCATCAATGGACTGGGCATACTGCTTGAGACCACATTCATCTGCATACATATATGGTTTGCGCCGAGAAAGAAAAAG AGGGTTGCCTTGCAATTGGTGCTCCCTGTTCTGATATTCTTTGGCTTGACAGCATTCTTCTCAAGCTTTATGGTCCAGACGCACCACATGCGAAAGGTTTTTGTTGGTAGTGTTGGTTTAGTGGCTTCGATATCGATGTACAGCTCTCCAATGATAGCTGCA AAGCAAGTCATAACGACGAAGAGCGTGGAGTTCATGCCATTCTACCTGTCACTGTTTTCCTTCCTGTCCAGTGCTCTGTGGATGATATATGGGCTCCTTGGGAGGGATCTTTTCATCGCA TCTCCAAACTTCATCGGTTGTCCAATGGGCATCCTTCAGCTGGTGCTGTACTGCATCTACAGGAGAAGTGACGGCGCAGCTGAAAAGCTCCATGACATCCGTCAGGAAAATGGTCTGAAAGAAGTAACTATGCAGCCACAGGAGATAACTGGGACGAGGCCAGAGGGCCAGAAAATATGA
- the LOC133909743 gene encoding jasmonoyl--L-amino acid synthetase GH3.5-like, which produces MLEKKREFSGEEVIAEFERLTQDAAAVQRETLRRILADNGATEYLQGRGLAGRTDPDSFRACVPLATHDDLEPYISRIADGDTSPVLTAKPITSISLSSGTTQGKRKYLPFNDELFKLTMHVYRTSFAFRNRAFPVEDGKALQFVYGSRQFTTKGGLIATTATTNLYRNEEFKAMMCDIQLPCCSPNEVIMSPDFAQSLYCHLLCGLLFADEVRTVFSMFGHNLVLAFQTFERVWVELCSDIRDGVLSPTRVTAPAVRQAVSALLAPDPALADEVARKCAGLSDWYGVIPALWPNAKYVHSIVTGSMEHYVKKLRRYAGGLPLVAMDYGASEGMIGANVEPGLPPESATFTVLPDIAYFEFIPLNNSDGGASADALYTEAEPVDLTEVAIGEHYEVVMTTFAGLYRYRMGDVVKVAGFYNSTPKLKFVGRRSLTLSINVDKNTEQDVQRAVDGAAKILPAEKLEVVEYTSYAEVSCDPGHYIVFWELNDEANDDVLQSCCDELDRGFADAGYVSSRKTRGIGPLELRVLQSGTFQKVLHHYLSLGAPMNQFKLPRCVARSNSGVLQILAGNAVKVFFSNAYD; this is translated from the exons ATGTTGGAGAAGAAGCGCGAGTTCAGCGGGGAGGAGGTGATCGCCGAGTTCGAACGGCTGACGCaggacgccgccgccgtccagcgggagacgctgcggcggaTCCTCGCCGATAACGGCGCCACCGAGTACCTCCAGGGGCGGGGCCTCGCCGGCCGCACTGACCCGGACAGCTTCCGGGCCTGCGTGCCGCTCGCCACGCACGACGACCTCGAGCCCTATATTTCGCGCATCGCCGACGGTGACACCTCTCCCGTCCTCACCGCCAAGCCCATCACCTCGATCTCCCTCAG CTCCGGCACGACGCAGGGGAAGCGCAAGTATCTGCCCTTCAACGACGAGCTCTTTAAGTTGACGATGCATGTATACCGGACTTCCTTCGCTTTCAGGAACAG GGCGTTCCCCGTCGAGGACGGCAAGGCACTGCAGTTCGTCTACGGCAGCCGGCAGTTCACGACCAAGGGCGGCCTCATAGCGACCACGGCCACCACCAACTTGTATCGTAACGAGGAGTTCAAGGCCATGATGTGCGACATCCAGTTGCCATGCTGCAGCCCCAACGAGGTGATCATGAGCCCGGACTTCGCGCAGTCGCTCTACTGCCACCTTCTCTGCGGCCTGCTCTTCGCCGACGAGGTCCGCACCGTGTTCTCCATGTTCGGACACAACCTCGTGCTCGCCTTCCAAACGTTCGAGCGGGTGTGGGTGGAGTTGTGCTCCGACATCCGCGACGGAGTCCTGTCGCCGACGCGGGTCACCGCGCCTGCCGTCCGGCAGGCCGTGTCTGCGCTCCTCGCCCCGGATCCCGCGCTCGCCGACGAGGTGGCACGCAAGTGCGCCGGCCTCAGCGACTGGTACGGGGTGATCCCGGCGCTGTGGCCCAACGCCAAGTACGTGCACAGCATCGTGACGGGGTCCATGGAGCACTATGTCAAGAAGCTCCGGCGCTATGCCGGTGGCCTGCCGCTTGTCGCCATGGATTACGGCGCGTCTGAGGGGATGATCGGAGCCAACGTGGAGCCTGGGTTGCCACCGGAGTCCGCCACGTTTACAGTGCTCCCCGACATTGCCTACTTCGAGTTCATCCCTCTGAACAACAGTGACGGCGGAGCCTCTGCCGACGCGTTGTACACCGAGGCGGAGCCCGTCGATCTGACGGAGGTCGCCATCGGTGAGCATTACGAGGTTGTCATGACCACCTTCGCAG GGTTGTACCGGTACCGTATGGGGGACGTGGTGAAGGTGGCCGGGTTCTACAACTCCACGCCCAAGCTCAAGTTCGTGGGCCGGAGGAGCCTCACGCTGTCCATCAACGTCGACAAGAACACCGAGCAGGACGTGCAGCGCGCCGTCGACGGCGCGGCCAAGATCCTCCCCGCGGAGAAGTTGGAGGTCGTGGAGTACACCAGCTACGCCGAAGTGTCGTGCGACCCGGGCCACTACATCGTCTTCTGGGAGCTCAACGATGAGGCCAACGACGACGTGCTGCAGAGCTGCTGCGACGAGCTGGACAGGGGCTTCGCAGACGCTGGGTACGTGAGCTCGAGGAAGACGCGGGGCATCGGGCCTCTGGAGCTGCGGGTGCTGCAGAGTGGCACTTTCCAGAAGGTGCTGCACCACTACCTTTCCCTCGGCGCCCCCATGAACCAGTTTAAGCTGCCGCGGTGCGTCGCCCGGTCCAACTCCGGCGTCCTCCAGATTCTCGCCGGCAACGCCGTGAAGGTCTTCTTCAGCAATGCCTATGACTGA